The Haliotis asinina isolate JCU_RB_2024 chromosome 3, JCU_Hal_asi_v2, whole genome shotgun sequence genome segment GTTTGCTTATCAGCTTTTCTTTGATGATCGTGCATCATTTAATAAACTGCCGGCTGACATCAGACTCGAGAGGTATGCTTATGTGAGTAGAAAACAATCAAGCGTCATTGTCAAAGCCCGGCTGCCAGTCGGCGGTATATACAAACTTAGAATCTACGGTGGTGTCGGTGACATGTACCATCTTTGTGATTTTCGCCTGGAATCGGAAACGCCAAATCACCCCTCGAAACCCTTTCCGTTTTCAAAGCGCCTTGTGTACGGGTTTACAAAAAGCACACGAGATCGTGGATTAGATTACCCATCGGAGTTCGGAGGCGTTATCAGACTGCAAGCAGGACAAGGCAAAATCTTCACATTTGCCTATATGGAAGAGCTTGACATTCAGGCTCTTTTTGAGCACTATAAGCTCACGAGAGATGACCTGAAGAAATGTATTGCTGTAAAGAGGAAAGAAGGGTACTTCAACATCTATGTGAACGTTCCTGCCAGTGAGGAGATAGAGGAATATTCCCTGCAGATCTACACGAGGCCCAAGGGGACAAATGGACAGTATGTGAATGCAGTCAACTACCTTCTCATAATGGCCAGAAGGCCTGAAGAACCTAAGATGAAAGTCAGAAAAGTTGAAGTAAGTATAATGAGGTCTACGAGAATCATGCTATGCCAATCTTCTCAAGTACCTATGTCTCATATGAATATACTTTTTGATGTTTCATTACAGAAATATTATGAGATGGAAGCCCGAAGAAATCTCAAAACGGCCATAGAGAGGTCCAACATTGGGGAGTTGGACAATGCAATTCAGAGGGTCCAGCGTCTGAGGATGGAAAGCGAAGATGATTTGATTGAGGCCAAACGGAAGCGGGAGCTACTGATTCTTGAGAGAGGTGCGTTTGCGTGAAATGTGATACACGTTCTGTCAGACAGAATATTTCATCAGTTATCTGAGACCAAACCTTTAGAGGACTTTTGCCCTTTGAAGACTCCGATTAGATTTGAACGTAAAAAGACGAATTAGAATAGGCGCGAAGATTTGACAGGGGAATGTCTTCATATCACTGTAAattatgtatatacacatggtgtcagtcgctggattgtctggtacaagCTCACCCCGTCTGTGCTGACTGAGACGTGATAATGATAAAActataaatacaaacacattttcctTCAGATCTGAGACTTGCGATTGCTCGACGACGGCCTGACTTCCTTGACCGTGTTCTGGACCGTGCAGCACGGTTGGAAGGTGACCACCACCTGGACTACCTGGTGAAGGAGGCGTGTGAGATCAGGGAGCAACTCCGACGACTGACCACGTTCTTGCACGACGTCCTGGAAATCCACCAGCCAACCATCTCAGAAATGCACAACTACAAGAGACCAAAGGAAGTAATCCATAACATCATGGTGGCCACATACCTTCTGCTTGGTGAAGACGAGGAAGACTTGCTGGTAAGGCATCACCTTATCTGTAGCGACTTACCGTGTTAATAATTGTTTCTGTACAAGCAGActgtgcagatagatgctcgTGATATCAGTCAACTGAGCAGTCTGGGCCATTCTTGAATACTTACTGACCCCATACCGTTAGAATAGTCCTGTGTGCAACGGTAAACATAAACACATGTGCATCCAATActgaatgtattttgtttaagctCTATAGTCGACTGTTTTCATGTTCTAGAGATGGGACTATATACAACACCTCATGAGGAAGGTTGGACGAAACAGTCTCATCAGTCGTCTCCGTAAGTTCGATGTGGTCAGTGTCCAGCTTGACATCGTCGACAA includes the following:
- the LOC137279199 gene encoding hillarin-like — encoded protein: MGCSVSVQPQDEAKDLEPEIEALEVPWIVPNYPPPNPPKTRSSEVFAVEDFVDIDERARHCPAAKAESYDSLLTYLTRGLTTDMEKLRSIFTWLGSQNIAEGSFKSQDVNTPAGYMKLMKEKRGSYSAFLALLLRKVKIPCVIVYGISKSFDYDVGDRDIYHLRNCWNTVYVDGHWRLIHPLWSFRKVTGFNKGRWQTIRKDKDKGVNIDERKELEGTDVFSQDEFFFLVEPSVFIHMCRPAADMAAWQLLKQPWTFEDFIHAPVLRQRFFQYKIALTSQPSCILHADENGIVQIAFEDLEEPEMTFAYQLFFDDRASFNKLPADIRLERYAYVSRKQSSVIVKARLPVGGIYKLRIYGGVGDMYHLCDFRLESETPNHPSKPFPFSKRLVYGFTKSTRDRGLDYPSEFGGVIRLQAGQGKIFTFAYMEELDIQALFEHYKLTRDDLKKCIAVKRKEGYFNIYVNVPASEEIEEYSLQIYTRPKGTNGQYVNAVNYLLIMARRPEEPKMKVRKVEKYYEMEARRNLKTAIERSNIGELDNAIQRVQRLRMESEDDLIEAKRKRELLILERDLRLAIARRRPDFLDRVLDRAARLEGDHHLDYLVKEACEIREQLRRLTTFLHDVLEIHQPTISEMHNYKRPKEVIHNIMVATYLLLGEDEEDLLRWDYIQHLMRKVGRNSLISRLRKFDVVSVQLDIVDKVQSIIDMYNEDTVRQASSGAGTFYVWCQNIVVELTVSLHNEIQKYRARRG